The Chryseobacterium indicum genome includes a window with the following:
- a CDS encoding tyrosine-type recombinase/integrase, translating into MLDKFLEYLQFEKRYSPHTITSYRKDLEDFSRFYMKTESSEDISKADKKIIRNFIVELSENDISKRSINRKLSSLRSFYLFLLKIGEIKVSPTESISSLKFYPEKQIPMSKEEMQKLNDQVFEEIQDVLHKCIVEVLYQTGIRKAELCGMTFENVNLSGNELKIIGKGNKERYIPISGELSDLLNRYLKIRKPLPEHDLYFFVNTKGKKLTEKFVYVVVNKYLSLITTKEKRSPHILRHSFATHVLDNGAEISKVKKILGHSSLASTQVYTNANIEQLKKVFNRAHPRASKNDEL; encoded by the coding sequence ATGCTGGACAAATTCCTGGAATATTTACAATTTGAGAAGAGATATTCTCCTCACACCATTACAAGTTACAGAAAAGATCTTGAAGATTTCTCCCGTTTTTACATGAAAACAGAATCTTCAGAAGATATTTCAAAAGCGGACAAAAAAATTATCAGAAATTTTATCGTTGAATTAAGCGAAAATGATATTTCCAAACGAAGTATCAACAGAAAATTGTCTTCTCTTCGCAGCTTTTATTTATTTCTGCTAAAAATCGGCGAAATAAAAGTTTCTCCCACAGAAAGTATTTCTTCATTAAAATTTTATCCCGAAAAACAGATCCCGATGTCAAAAGAAGAAATGCAAAAGCTTAATGATCAGGTTTTTGAAGAAATTCAGGATGTTTTGCATAAATGCATTGTGGAGGTTCTTTACCAGACAGGAATCCGGAAAGCAGAGCTTTGTGGTATGACTTTTGAAAATGTAAATCTCAGCGGAAACGAACTGAAAATAATAGGAAAGGGAAACAAAGAAAGATATATTCCCATCTCCGGGGAGCTTTCGGATCTGCTGAATCGTTATTTGAAAATAAGGAAACCGCTGCCTGAACATGATTTATATTTTTTTGTCAATACCAAAGGCAAAAAACTCACTGAAAAATTTGTTTATGTGGTCGTTAATAAGTACCTTAGTCTTATAACAACAAAAGAAAAAAGAAGTCCTCACATCCTTCGTCACAGCTTTGCTACACACGTTTTGGATAATGGGGCAGAGATCTCTAAAGTAAAAAAAATATTAGGACATTCCAGTCTTGCAAGTACTCAAGTCTATACGAATGCTAATATTGAACAATTGAAAAAAGTGTTTAATCGGGCTCATCCAAGAGCTTCAAAAAATGACGAATTATGA
- a CDS encoding HPF/RaiA family ribosome-associated protein, with the protein MKITVQSIGLTPHEPLESHIEKKVSKLDTFYDKIQECKIFLKVENNSDKANKTAEIILAVPGDDIVVKKTSTTFEESLDLCVDTAKKLLIKKKEMA; encoded by the coding sequence ATGAAGATCACAGTACAATCAATTGGTTTAACTCCACACGAACCACTAGAATCACACATTGAAAAAAAAGTAAGCAAACTGGATACTTTTTATGACAAAATTCAGGAGTGTAAAATATTCTTAAAAGTAGAAAACAATTCGGATAAAGCAAATAAAACGGCCGAGATTATTCTGGCGGTTCCGGGAGACGATATCGTAGTAAAGAAAACCTCTACAACTTTTGAAGAAAGTTTAGACCTATGCGTTGATACTGCTAAAAAGCTATTAATCAAGAAAAAAGAAATGGCTTAG
- the rpsU gene encoding 30S ribosomal protein S21 produces the protein MLIIPVKDGESIDRALKKYKRKFDKTGTVRQLRARQQFIKPSVTLRQARLKAAHKQRNLSKEEQA, from the coding sequence ATGTTAATAATTCCAGTAAAAGACGGAGAGTCTATCGACAGAGCATTAAAAAAATATAAAAGAAAATTTGATAAAACTGGTACAGTTCGTCAGTTAAGAGCTAGACAACAGTTTATCAAGCCTTCTGTAACTTTAAGACAAGCTAGATTAAAGGCTGCTCACAAGCAAAGAAATCTTAGCAAAGAAGAACAGGCTTAA